The following are encoded in a window of Leptotrichia trevisanii DSM 22070 genomic DNA:
- a CDS encoding HPr family phosphocarrier protein, whose product MVSKTIIFNYRYGIDIYFTTEVMRKAREFESKIEIEYDGKKIKNKSSLMLSGFGIKMGSEITIYADGTDEEEALETVSNLLGIIAEEDICKQEMAIVDEQEELEKEKNKSPEEIEKELEKIVEEAASNKDNLTIGKRIICSRRNNQLGIGINIGGCIIHPFNLMAGPDFDVKTSIERIWDVMVYRIDKKFRINNSMWTIVPSIKKRIKDIIEEDVKKNNLEEKLSESMIPYVYFNVPGSIMSQVTRKLRNAYIVSLKNTLKYEDSGEIIVPTYKEFMMEFDRNFEMPEIKWSMMRFIK is encoded by the coding sequence ATGGTTAGTAAAACAATAATTTTTAATTACCGCTACGGAATAGACATATATTTTACTACGGAGGTTATGCGAAAAGCACGAGAATTTGAAAGTAAAATTGAAATTGAGTATGATGGAAAAAAAATAAAAAATAAATCTTCATTGATGTTAAGCGGTTTTGGAATTAAAATGGGTTCAGAAATTACTATTTATGCAGATGGAACTGACGAGGAAGAAGCATTGGAAACAGTATCAAATCTTTTAGGAATTATAGCTGAAGAAGATATATGCAAGCAGGAAATGGCAATTGTGGATGAACAGGAAGAACTGGAAAAAGAAAAAAACAAAAGTCCAGAAGAAATTGAAAAGGAATTAGAAAAAATTGTTGAAGAAGCCGCATCTAACAAAGATAATCTTACAATTGGAAAGAGAATAATATGTAGCCGTAGAAATAATCAACTAGGTATTGGGATAAATATTGGAGGATGTATTATTCATCCATTTAATTTGATGGCAGGACCTGACTTTGATGTTAAAACTTCAATTGAAAGAATTTGGGATGTTATGGTTTATCGAATTGACAAGAAATTTAGAATTAATAATTCGATGTGGACAATAGTTCCTTCTATAAAAAAGAGAATTAAAGATATTATAGAAGAAGATGTTAAAAAAAATAATTTGGAAGAAAAATTATCAGAATCAATGATTCCTTATGTGTATTTTAATGTTCCGGGTTCAATAATGTCTCAAGTAACAAGAAAACTTAGAAACGCATATATAGTTTCATTAAAGAATACACTTAAATATGAGGATTCAGGGGAAATAATTGTGCCTACATATAAGGAGTTTATGATGGAATTTGATAGGAATTTTGAGATGCCGGAGATTAAGTGGAGCATGATGAGATTTATAAAATAA
- a CDS encoding type I restriction enzyme HsdR N-terminal domain-containing protein: protein MNFFKNLRELFEKNGNLKEESYKQKIFRDFLLYLGYEDNEIIFEQKIDSCIEGQKNNLLSNVRKADIVCSDILFEIKSSNISINDGKTLLQAIEYNTFLNKKIICLSNFKTILVYNRNNELLFLGDLINDSIEDLEVKLVALLGKFSLYRGEVLRNLEDRYNTFENWIRLYRNKEKLIQNIMSITRKNNYNILPLVKKEENNNIYLEFDSNDIKIDVWTEILKTELLNSGYEIIDFQLGLLRYNISELNENFPYKYFTGNSNYVLKDSWLKNPYNNEKIKFIKNVESVFEEMNSTFNNINRIIDETIKIATQILDYCYLNHNYLI from the coding sequence ATGAACTTTTTTAAAAATTTACGAGAATTATTTGAAAAAAATGGTAATTTAAAAGAAGAAAGTTATAAACAAAAAATATTTAGAGATTTTTTATTATATTTAGGATATGAAGATAATGAAATAATATTTGAACAAAAAATAGATAGTTGTATAGAAGGTCAAAAAAATAACTTATTATCAAATGTAAGAAAAGCTGATATAGTTTGTAGTGATATTTTATTTGAAATAAAATCTTCTAATATTTCTATAAATGATGGAAAAACTTTATTACAGGCAATTGAATATAATACATTCTTAAATAAAAAAATAATATGTTTGTCAAATTTTAAAACAATACTAGTTTATAATAGAAACAATGAATTATTATTTTTAGGAGATTTAATAAATGATAGTATAGAAGATTTAGAAGTTAAATTAGTCGCTTTATTAGGAAAATTCAGTTTGTATAGAGGAGAAGTACTAAGAAATTTAGAAGATAGATATAATACATTTGAGAATTGGATTAGGCTTTATAGAAATAAAGAAAAATTAATTCAAAATATAATGAGTATTACAAGAAAGAATAATTATAATATACTTCCATTAGTGAAAAAAGAAGAAAATAATAATATTTATCTGGAATTTGATTCAAATGACATCAAAATAGACGTTTGGACTGAAATTTTAAAAACTGAATTACTAAATAGTGGTTATGAAATAATAGATTTTCAATTAGGTTTGTTGAGATATAATATTTCAGAATTAAATGAAAATTTTCCATATAAATATTTTACAGGAAATAGTAATTATGTTTTAAAAGATTCATGGTTAAAAAATCCTTATAATAATGAAAAAATTAAATTCATAAAAAATGTAGAGAGTGTTTTCGAAGAAATGAATAGCACTTTTAATAATATAAATAGAATAATAGATGAAACAATAAAAATAGCAACTCAAATCTTAGATTATTGTTATTTAAATCATAATTATTTAATATAA
- a CDS encoding HNH/ENDO VII family nuclease yields the protein MEKFIKSIVENSVKPNEIGNLEEFGISELKNGKIIEQDLDLVKSGSLESLNSLNQEKNLDLNKLSFPAISESDKTRIREETGWSKEIIDCIKNMKQYEIYKAADLEEKEINGRKCLVKKDLDLDYIDEKTGLSNKERMERGMAPIYEKTGEKIELHHMDQKFDSPFAELTENSEHGGKNHKILHDNSIESWRRDPELKREYNNIQRPKHWRSRLAMLER from the coding sequence ATGGAGAAATTTATTAAATCTATTGTTGAAAATTCAGTTAAACCTAATGAAATAGGCAATTTAGAAGAATTTGGAATTTCTGAATTGAAAAATGGTAAAATTATAGAACAAGATTTAGATTTAGTAAAATCGGGTTCACTAGAATCTTTGAATTCATTGAATCAAGAAAAGAATCTTGATTTGAATAAATTAAGTTTTCCTGCTATATCTGAAAGTGACAAAACTAGGATAAGGGAAGAGACAGGATGGTCAAAAGAAATTATTGATTGTATAAAAAATATGAAACAGTATGAAATTTATAAAGCTGCTGATTTAGAAGAAAAAGAAATTAATGGAAGAAAATGTTTAGTAAAGAAAGATTTAGATTTAGATTATATAGATGAAAAAACAGGATTAAGTAATAAAGAACGTATGGAAAGAGGAATGGCTCCAATATATGAAAAAACAGGTGAAAAAATAGAACTTCATCATATGGATCAGAAATTTGATTCACCATTTGCTGAATTAACTGAAAATAGTGAACATGGCGGTAAAAATCATAAAATTTTACATGATAATAGTATAGAAAGTTGGAGACGTGATCCTGAATTAAAAAGAGAGTATAATAACATACAAAGACCTAAACATTGGAGAAGCAGATTAGCGATGTTAGAAAGATAA
- a CDS encoding NERD domain-containing protein/DEAD/DEAH box helicase — translation MAKIIPTNLTESNFHNSYGEYQIYKALSKLPDDYIVFYSLHWNRKEKYGVFWGESDFTIFHPKRGILVIEVKSGEIYCKNGEWSQVNSRTKERKNMKDPMVQAERSKYTFIDLLEKNINSGREYRVECAVWFTMAESYNQLGSLPPNFSEGNLLIKKDLNNIEKAIKRVFDYYNFKENSLYDKNDETNVIRTLSPEFNVIMSVSNIMEEAEYYFNRMTREQVRLIEYLDEQRVAAIQGGAGTGKTMLAIEKARRLLQNPETQNDKVLFLCFNEFLYKYLLEKYKEELPNTYFFSMDKLVKKHYKIKGQYSTLQEKLDFLNNYSDYNWDYKHIIIDEGQDFTHDEISALYTIAEIEDSCFYVFYDKNQLVNKEGSISILSTDRIECRLVLSINCRNTKSIASSSNRILGIKKCKLRDNVQGTKPVFYIISKKEQILSKLNDEIKKYVNDGIPISKIVILTVKTENKSILAGHSKIGNFVITHNLGEKGILFTTARKYKGLEAAVVILIDIEKEIFNNKIHKKVMHVGASRAKYFLSYIAYLSKEDKLAVCENMAGKKINEKNCNAFIGEALDVEVREIIY, via the coding sequence ATGGCAAAAATAATTCCAACAAATCTAACAGAATCCAATTTTCACAACAGTTATGGAGAGTATCAAATATACAAGGCACTGTCAAAATTGCCCGATGACTATATTGTTTTTTATTCTTTGCATTGGAATAGAAAAGAGAAATATGGAGTGTTTTGGGGAGAAAGCGATTTTACCATTTTTCATCCTAAAAGAGGGATTCTAGTTATAGAAGTGAAATCTGGAGAGATTTATTGTAAGAATGGGGAATGGAGTCAAGTTAATAGTAGGACTAAAGAACGAAAGAATATGAAAGATCCAATGGTACAAGCAGAGAGAAGTAAATATACATTTATTGACTTATTAGAAAAAAATATTAATTCAGGAAGGGAATATCGTGTAGAATGTGCAGTGTGGTTTACAATGGCTGAAAGTTATAACCAATTAGGTTCTTTACCACCGAACTTTAGTGAAGGTAATCTGCTTATAAAAAAAGATTTAAATAATATTGAAAAGGCAATTAAAAGAGTTTTTGACTACTATAATTTTAAGGAAAACAGCCTTTACGATAAAAATGATGAAACTAATGTTATTAGAACTCTCTCTCCTGAATTTAATGTAATTATGAGTGTTTCAAATATAATGGAAGAGGCTGAATATTATTTTAATCGAATGACAAGAGAACAAGTTAGGCTCATTGAATATCTAGATGAACAGCGTGTTGCAGCAATACAAGGTGGTGCTGGAACTGGAAAAACTATGCTGGCAATTGAGAAGGCTCGTAGACTTTTACAGAATCCAGAAACACAGAACGATAAAGTATTGTTCTTATGTTTTAATGAATTTTTATATAAATATTTATTAGAAAAATACAAAGAAGAATTGCCAAATACTTATTTTTTTAGTATGGATAAACTGGTAAAAAAACATTATAAGATAAAAGGACAGTATTCAACATTACAAGAAAAATTAGATTTTTTAAATAACTATAGTGATTATAACTGGGATTATAAGCATATTATTATTGATGAAGGTCAGGATTTTACACATGATGAAATTAGTGCATTGTATACAATTGCTGAAATAGAGGATAGTTGTTTTTATGTTTTTTACGACAAAAATCAACTTGTAAATAAGGAAGGTTCTATTTCGATACTTTCGACAGACAGAATTGAATGCAGGCTAGTATTATCTATAAATTGTCGAAATACAAAAAGTATTGCTTCTTCCTCAAATAGAATATTAGGAATAAAAAAGTGCAAATTGCGTGACAATGTACAAGGTACAAAACCAGTTTTTTATATTATTTCTAAAAAAGAACAAATTTTGAGTAAATTAAACGATGAAATAAAAAAATATGTAAATGATGGGATACCAATTTCTAAAATAGTGATATTAACTGTAAAGACAGAAAATAAAAGTATTTTAGCAGGACACAGTAAAATTGGGAATTTTGTTATAACGCATAATCTTGGAGAAAAAGGAATTTTATTCACAACAGCTAGAAAATATAAAGGATTGGAAGCAGCAGTTGTGATTCTTATTGATATTGAAAAGGAAATTTTTAATAATAAAATTCATAAAAAAGTAATGCACGTTGGGGCTTCTAGAGCTAAATATTTTCTAAGCTATATCGCATATTTAAGTAAAGAAGATAAATTAGCTGTTTGTGAAAATATGGCTGGAAAGAAGATAAATGAAAAAAATTGTAATGCATTTATAGGAGAGGCTTTAGATGTAGAAGTGAGAGAAATAATATATTAG
- a CDS encoding ATP-binding protein, which produces MENELEKHEKEFRRDTEVITIQGNELLKTLYPHYLIGENQLESYIEKDSSSILNKFKYFRIKSCSVEKIGDEFDYLYQKMQKLFSAIHPLGLTVTYGVVTIDGMANIVFGINNTENIELIKKVISGLLLGIELEEIEPKFEKCINRYNGIFSAIPSCKIENKKQKFDISPLMRGLNGENYTLLFIATPVSENVVSKKMEDLIQIKDNCFAVSKRNIARQQGKTKTDTRTEGESENTSHTVGAYAGFFWVFGGGVSYSHNWSKGKNWSDSVSNAISNNETISGDVQNSFALELMEYAEEGIERFKLGKTCGMWKTVITYSSDSKLARNLIQSSLSGEIAKPNSKLLPAKSFSSDNISETLLIPKGMTDKEMENPLATYLSSTELSLICTLPTDSTPNFELINQRQYSLRLPDSNGETIEIGKVSDNGNIIDNMSFKMTEDDLNKHTFVCGITGSGKTTTVKNILSNCEKPFMVIEPAKKEYRNIELKNNTNVEVYTLGKPEINCLQMNPFYILPGISPQMHIDFLKDLFNASFSFYGPMPYILEKCLQNIYIKKGWNLVLGYHPYLINEKSFNNLFDIDKMNKKYNLSSHKFLFPTMYDLKCEVERYIEKELQYEGEVSGNIKSAIKTRLESLCNGAKGFMFNTNEFANIEKLLNKNTIFELEGLADDSDKAFCVGLLIIFINEYRQVKKEEEGSKELELQHLLVIEEAHRLLKNIGTERISENMGNPKGKAVEHFTNMIAEMRSYGQGVIIAEQIPTKLAPDVIKNSSNKIIHRIVSYDDQEIIANTIGLSREDALYLGMLKTGFAVCHKEGMANPINVKVNYVHDKFISDSKLYGKEPEERKERINLSIIDSGLQDIIDEKSIKLLRTLMICDTDIVIKSIRKIKEEIENSLISKNIKLIFPTLEELNKILSQKIVESVVKFLGNGIFSLNKIVSEELFSKIMESIKYPEEENITELKKIMEKEYERRLKEKVKEILIQEIIYKITLENIAEIDIISSIKNFFVIITDKEIDEIIEKLKGEIKNGEIY; this is translated from the coding sequence ATGGAGAATGAACTAGAAAAACATGAAAAAGAATTTAGAAGAGATACAGAAGTTATTACAATACAAGGTAATGAACTTTTGAAAACTTTATATCCACACTATTTAATTGGAGAAAATCAGCTTGAATCGTATATTGAAAAAGATTCTTCATCAATTTTGAATAAATTTAAATATTTTAGGATAAAAAGTTGCTCTGTTGAAAAAATCGGAGATGAATTTGACTATTTGTATCAAAAAATGCAAAAATTATTTTCTGCTATTCATCCGTTAGGATTAACTGTAACATACGGAGTAGTAACAATAGATGGAATGGCTAATATTGTTTTTGGGATTAATAATACTGAAAATATAGAATTAATAAAAAAAGTTATTTCAGGATTATTGTTAGGAATAGAATTAGAAGAAATTGAACCTAAATTTGAAAAATGTATTAATAGATATAATGGGATATTTTCAGCTATTCCTTCTTGTAAAATTGAAAATAAAAAACAGAAGTTTGATATTTCTCCTCTAATGAGAGGATTGAATGGTGAAAATTATACATTATTATTTATTGCAACTCCTGTATCAGAAAATGTAGTTTCAAAAAAAATGGAAGATTTAATTCAAATTAAGGATAACTGTTTTGCAGTAAGTAAAAGAAATATTGCTAGACAACAGGGGAAAACTAAGACTGATACTAGAACTGAAGGAGAAAGTGAAAATACATCTCATACAGTAGGAGCTTATGCTGGATTTTTTTGGGTATTTGGAGGAGGAGTTTCTTATTCACACAATTGGTCTAAAGGAAAAAATTGGAGTGATAGTGTTTCAAATGCTATTTCAAATAATGAAACAATTTCAGGAGATGTACAAAATAGTTTTGCTTTAGAGTTAATGGAATATGCAGAAGAAGGAATTGAAAGATTCAAATTAGGAAAAACTTGTGGAATGTGGAAAACTGTGATTACTTATTCTTCAGATTCAAAATTAGCAAGAAATCTTATACAATCATCGTTAAGCGGAGAAATTGCAAAACCAAATTCCAAATTATTACCAGCTAAATCATTTAGTTCTGATAATATTTCTGAAACTTTACTTATTCCAAAAGGAATGACAGATAAAGAAATGGAAAATCCACTGGCAACTTATTTAAGTTCTACAGAATTAAGTTTGATATGTACGTTACCAACTGACAGCACACCTAATTTTGAATTAATAAATCAAAGGCAGTATTCATTGAGATTACCTGATTCAAATGGAGAAACAATTGAAATTGGAAAAGTTTCAGACAATGGGAATATTATAGACAATATGAGTTTTAAAATGACAGAAGATGATTTAAATAAACATACTTTTGTATGTGGGATTACAGGAAGTGGAAAAACTACAACCGTTAAAAATATTTTATCAAACTGTGAAAAACCATTTATGGTAATAGAACCAGCTAAAAAAGAATATAGAAATATTGAACTTAAAAATAATACAAATGTTGAAGTTTATACTCTTGGAAAACCTGAAATAAATTGCTTACAGATGAATCCGTTTTATATACTTCCAGGAATAAGTCCTCAGATGCATATTGATTTTTTAAAGGATTTATTTAATGCTTCTTTTTCATTTTATGGTCCAATGCCCTATATTCTTGAAAAATGTCTTCAAAACATATATATTAAAAAAGGCTGGAATTTAGTATTGGGGTATCATCCTTATTTAATAAACGAAAAAAGCTTTAATAATCTATTTGATATTGATAAAATGAATAAAAAATATAATCTTTCGTCACACAAATTTCTTTTCCCAACTATGTATGATTTGAAATGTGAGGTTGAAAGATACATAGAAAAAGAATTACAATATGAAGGAGAAGTTTCAGGGAATATAAAATCAGCTATAAAAACAAGATTGGAAAGTCTGTGTAATGGTGCAAAAGGATTCATGTTTAATACAAATGAATTTGCTAACATAGAAAAGCTTTTAAACAAAAATACTATTTTTGAATTGGAAGGACTTGCAGATGATTCAGATAAAGCTTTTTGTGTAGGGTTGCTTATAATATTTATTAATGAATATCGGCAAGTAAAAAAAGAAGAAGAAGGAAGCAAGGAATTAGAATTACAGCATTTATTAGTAATTGAAGAAGCACATAGATTACTTAAAAATATTGGTACAGAAAGAATATCAGAAAATATGGGAAATCCTAAAGGAAAAGCAGTAGAGCATTTTACAAATATGATAGCAGAAATGCGTTCATACGGACAAGGAGTTATTATTGCTGAGCAGATACCGACTAAACTTGCTCCAGATGTAATAAAAAATTCATCAAATAAGATTATTCATAGGATAGTTTCTTATGATGATCAGGAAATAATAGCAAATACGATTGGACTTTCAAGAGAGGATGCACTTTACTTGGGAATGTTAAAGACTGGATTTGCAGTCTGCCATAAAGAAGGAATGGCAAATCCAATAAATGTGAAAGTAAATTATGTTCATGATAAGTTTATTTCAGATTCAAAACTATATGGTAAAGAACCTGAAGAAAGAAAGGAGCGTATAAATTTAAGTATTATAGATTCAGGTTTGCAAGATATAATAGATGAAAAATCAATCAAATTATTAAGAACCTTAATGATATGTGATACAGATATAGTAATAAAATCTATAAGAAAAATTAAGGAAGAAATCGAAAACAGCTTAATTTCTAAAAATATCAAATTAATTTTCCCAACTTTAGAAGAATTAAATAAAATTTTATCACAAAAAATAGTAGAATCTGTAGTAAAATTTCTAGGAAATGGAATATTCAGCTTAAATAAAATAGTATCAGAAGAATTGTTTAGTAAAATAATGGAGAGTATTAAGTATCCTGAAGAAGAAAATATAACTGAATTAAAAAAAATAATGGAGAAAGAATACGAAAGACGATTAAAAGAAAAGGTCAAAGAAATTTTAATTCAAGAAATAATATATAAAATAACATTAGAAAATATAGCTGAGATTGATATTATAAGTAGTATAAAGAATTTCTTTGTTATAATAACGGATAAAGAGATTGATGAAATAATTGAAAAATTGAAAGGGGAAATAAAAAATGGAGAAATTTATTAA
- a CDS encoding dynamin family protein — translation MIQENNYKKRENKIILMIAGEAKSGKSTFINAFLGKEILPTDAKQCTNSIIKIRYGEKLSLILKYMNSSRIITNFEKIRKNLKEGASIDDKYRDLPVFLINNFILKNKDDINEKSIKDFIKSVEKENIYGYCYEEYSQKIKNYIQNKQNWDKIITEIEISYPFENEVFKNVIIVDSPGVNAEGRLGDITNQVIKNVDAIIFVKPIIGQALELNSFIKFIEKNTNNKDKENVFLLLTHSSSETKEKLEILKKEAVKIYGNKVNTQQIEYLDSKVQLFINEIKDMDSKEIEEYLEKLEKEGLYFNFMTPPINIKKFNKADYIKYLESKSNFSNAYKEILKFIVKNLRKVIK, via the coding sequence ATGATTCAAGAAAATAACTATAAAAAAAGGGAAAATAAAATTATACTAATGATTGCAGGAGAAGCCAAAAGCGGGAAATCAACTTTTATTAATGCATTTTTAGGAAAAGAAATTTTACCTACTGATGCTAAACAATGTACAAATTCTATTATAAAAATAAGATATGGAGAAAAATTATCTTTAATTTTAAAATATATGAATAGTTCAAGAATTATAACAAATTTTGAAAAAATTAGGAAAAATTTGAAAGAAGGAGCCTCAATTGATGACAAATATAGAGATTTACCAGTATTTCTTATAAATAATTTTATATTAAAAAATAAAGATGATATTAATGAAAAAAGTATAAAAGATTTTATTAAAAGTGTAGAAAAAGAAAATATTTACGGATATTGTTATGAAGAATATAGCCAAAAAATTAAAAATTATATTCAAAATAAACAAAACTGGGATAAGATAATAACTGAAATAGAAATATCATATCCTTTTGAAAATGAAGTATTTAAAAATGTAATAATTGTTGACAGCCCAGGTGTCAATGCTGAGGGAAGATTAGGAGATATAACAAATCAAGTTATAAAAAATGTTGATGCAATAATATTTGTGAAACCAATAATAGGACAAGCCTTAGAGTTAAATTCATTTATAAAGTTTATTGAAAAAAATACTAATAATAAAGATAAAGAAAATGTATTTTTATTATTAACTCATTCTTCAAGTGAAACAAAAGAAAAATTAGAAATACTGAAAAAAGAAGCAGTAAAAATTTATGGTAATAAGGTAAATACTCAACAAATAGAATATTTAGATAGCAAAGTACAACTTTTCATTAATGAGATTAAAGATATGGATTCAAAAGAAATAGAGGAATATTTGGAAAAGTTGGAAAAAGAAGGTTTATATTTTAATTTTATGACACCACCAATAAACATAAAAAAATTTAATAAGGCTGATTACATTAAATATTTGGAAAGTAAATCTAATTTTAGTAACGCGTATAAAGAAATTTTAAAATTTATAGTTAAAAATTTAAGAAAAGTAATTAAATAG
- a CDS encoding SMI1/KNR4 family protein, with translation MDKLVEFLKNNDILQCKKDNLILEEDIEKYEKKLNFNFGKELKKYILEYGFLAFKFVEFYGINKKQEFDSDMVKDTLKLNEQFPETKSLIAFENKGDGDYIFLDSDDNVYEFDTNLDDGVVALQKKLFEYILERFEEISYEY, from the coding sequence ATGGATAAATTAGTTGAATTTTTAAAAAATAATGATATATTACAATGTAAGAAAGATAATTTAATTTTAGAAGAAGATATTGAAAAATATGAAAAAAAATTAAATTTTAATTTTGGGAAGGAATTAAAAAAATATATTTTAGAATATGGTTTTTTAGCTTTTAAATTTGTAGAATTTTATGGAATAAATAAAAAACAGGAATTTGATTCAGATATGGTAAAAGATACTCTAAAATTAAATGAACAATTTCCAGAAACAAAATCATTAATTGCATTTGAAAATAAGGGTGATGGAGATTATATTTTTTTAGATTCAGATGATAATGTATATGAATTTGATACAAATTTAGATGATGGAGTAGTGGCATTGCAAAAGAAATTATTTGAATATATTTTGGAGAGATTTGAAGAAATTAGTTATGAATATTAA
- a CDS encoding dynamin family protein, translated as MIQKNNYEEKKQKVLELNEKFQEIIEKNDVKEKVRQIQKPISGLNNQIENIKKDKFVLMIAGEAKSGKSTFINAYLGKDILPMDVKQCTSSIIEIKYGEEFSLLAEYAGGKKEQIKGKEDIAKFLKDNAALNDDYRDIPVPTINNEILVKYKGKISERVVENLIEEVKEDNIYNLPEEEYNGKIKRYIEENKNKWQNIITKMVILYPFKIESLKNIEIIDSPGVNAAGHVGDVSENYIETANAIMFLKSITGQALESTSFKKFLDKGSVERNKGTLFLILTRAADLNNQNLEKQKEEAKKQYGSKVDEGQIVVVDSKVQMFLNEISKYSTYDDIKEYLFELQNNNQIEGFMNPPINVSEKSSYMKYLIEKSRFEDINEAIEKFARKSQYYALNEAVNNISNICEKIKAGISDNIERYESKITKDPTEFAKEINEIQKKIDEINIKISRKVDEVRFKYINSKGIIEKKAEEKISELEKEIKSLDAENDNSINELEKISFRKIEEQKEFQKVIQEEIVKECNETLILLSDGSKISYQVLEPNFTEEDFKNMKDETEKEANEEKSYETGVTFKKTHFYSEYSRNKHFEVLKNNILDRIKKIQKEVVNNLIDFVCSISDKYTEELFKNANEEKQKLNELLEEKAKTEEIKEKIEKLRCIIQEVNTFKEKIENLRKEIKEYV; from the coding sequence ATGATTCAAAAAAATAATTATGAGGAAAAAAAACAGAAAGTATTAGAATTAAATGAGAAATTTCAGGAAATAATAGAAAAAAATGATGTAAAAGAGAAAGTAAGACAAATTCAGAAACCAATAAGTGGCTTGAATAACCAAATTGAAAACATAAAGAAAGATAAGTTTGTACTTATGATAGCAGGAGAAGCAAAAAGTGGGAAATCTACTTTTATAAATGCTTATTTAGGTAAAGATATACTTCCTATGGATGTTAAGCAATGTACAAGTTCAATTATAGAAATAAAATATGGAGAAGAATTTTCTTTACTGGCTGAATATGCTGGTGGTAAAAAAGAACAGATAAAAGGTAAAGAGGATATAGCAAAATTTTTGAAAGATAATGCCGCATTAAATGATGATTATAGGGATATACCTGTTCCAACTATTAACAATGAGATATTAGTAAAATACAAAGGAAAAATATCTGAAAGAGTAGTAGAAAATTTAATAGAAGAGGTTAAAGAAGACAATATATACAATTTACCTGAAGAAGAATACAATGGTAAAATAAAAAGGTACATTGAAGAAAATAAAAATAAATGGCAGAATATTATTACAAAAATGGTAATTTTATATCCATTTAAAATAGAATCACTAAAAAATATAGAAATAATAGACAGTCCAGGAGTAAATGCAGCAGGACATGTAGGAGATGTAAGTGAAAATTATATAGAAACAGCAAATGCAATAATGTTTTTAAAATCTATAACAGGACAGGCATTAGAATCAACTTCATTCAAAAAATTTTTAGATAAGGGAAGTGTAGAAAGAAATAAGGGAACTTTATTTTTAATACTAACACGTGCAGCAGATTTAAATAATCAGAATTTAGAAAAACAAAAAGAAGAGGCAAAAAAACAGTATGGAAGTAAAGTTGATGAGGGACAGATAGTTGTAGTAGATAGTAAAGTACAGATGTTTCTTAATGAGATTTCAAAATATTCAACTTATGATGATATAAAAGAATATTTATTTGAATTACAGAATAACAATCAAATTGAAGGTTTTATGAATCCACCAATAAATGTATCAGAAAAAAGTAGTTATATGAAATACTTAATAGAAAAATCAAGATTTGAAGACATAAATGAAGCAATAGAAAAATTTGCAAGAAAATCACAGTATTATGCTTTAAATGAGGCAGTGAATAATATTTCAAATATTTGTGAGAAAATAAAAGCTGGTATAAGTGATAATATTGAACGGTATGAATCTAAAATTACAAAAGATCCTACTGAATTTGCAAAAGAAATTAATGAAATTCAGAAAAAAATTGATGAAATTAATATAAAAATTAGTAGAAAAGTAGATGAAGTAAGATTCAAATATATAAATTCTAAAGGGATAATAGAAAAAAAAGCAGAAGAAAAAATTTCAGAGTTAGAAAAAGAAATTAAATCTCTTGATGCAGAAAATGATAATTCCATAAATGAATTAGAAAAAATATCGTTTAGAAAAATAGAAGAGCAAAAAGAATTTCAAAAAGTTATACAGGAAGAAATAGTTAAAGAATGTAATGAAACATTAATTTTATTAAGTGACGGATCAAAAATATCATATCAAGTATTAGAACCGAATTTTACAGAAGAAGATTTTAAAAATATGAAGGATGAAACTGAAAAAGAGGCTAATGAAGAAAAGTCTTATGAAACTGGAGTAACATTTAAGAAAACACATTTTTATTCTGAATATTCAAGAAATAAACATTTTGAAGTACTAAAAAATAATATACTTGATAGAATAAAAAAAATTCAAAAAGAAGTTGTGAATAATTTAATAGATTTTGTTTGTAGTATTAGTGACAAATATACAGAAGAATTATTTAAAAATGCAAATGAAGAAAAACAAAAATTAAATGAATTACTTGAAGAAAAAGCGAAAACAGAAGAAATAAAAGAAAAAATTGAGAAACTAAGATGTATAATTCAAGAAGTAAATACATTTAAAGAAAAAATTGAAAATTTAAGAAAGGAAATAAAAGAGTATGTATAA